The Brevibacillus humidisoli DNA segment CTGGCCGAACACCAGCACCATCGCCAGATCACGGTAATACGGACAGAGGTAGTCTTTATCCTTTTGCAGGGCAAACGCCGCACCTACCTGTGCTGCCTCCTGCCCTTGGCAGGAGATGACAAACGGCACTTTTCCTGCCCGGTTCAACAGCCACTGTCGCTCGTCAATCCGACGCGCCAGAAGCATATAATAATACATGTCAAGCACCTGTTGGTCAGTCAAGCCTACAGCGGCGTGACGGTTTTGGGTCGATTTTGTCATCGGTATGCCCCCTTTATCAATTAACTATGAATGGCGATTCCTTCAACGGCCAGCGCCGCTTCGCCAATCGCCTCGGACAGAGCGGGATGCGGATGGATCGCATGTGCGATCTCCCAGGGAGTTGCATCCAGCACCATCGCCAAACCTGCCTCGGAGATCAGGTCAGTCACGTTGGGTCCAATCATGTGCACGCCCAACAAATCGTTTGTTTTGGCATCAGCAACCAGCTTGACAAAACCGTCGTTTTCACCGAAAACAAGTGCCTTGCCGAGCGGTTTGAAGCTGAACTTGCCTGTTTTGATCTCGTAACCCTGTGCCTTCGCCTCCGCTTCGGTCAGGCCAACACTGGCGATCTCCGGGCGGCTGTATGTACAGCGGGGCACCTTGGCGGGATCGAGCGGCTCTGGCGACAAACCAGCCATATGTTCAACAGCAATCGTGCCTTCACGGGCAGCGACATGAGCTAATTGGAGCCCGCCGATGCAGTCGCCGATCGCGTAGATGTGCGGCTCCGCCGTTTGGTAGTAAGCATTGACGGCGATCGCTCCCTGCTCTAGCTTGATCTCGGTCGCTTCCAATCCCAGACTCTCTACATTAGGCTTTCGTCCGACGGAGACCAACACCTTCTCCGCCTCGAAACGCTGTTCACCCTCTCCGATAACAGCATGAACCTCTACGCTTCCCTCTGCTTTTTTCAGCGTGTCCGGCAGAACTTTGGCCCCGGTCACCACTTTTACCTTCCGCTTTTTCAACAGTCTGGTCATTTCACGGGAAATCTCTTCATCTTCGAGGGGCAAGATGCGCTCTGCATACTCCAGGATGGTCACCTCAACGCCAAAATCGCTTAACATCGAAGCCCACTCAATTCCAATCACACCTCCGCCGACAATCAAGATCGACTGAGGCAATTGGTCTAGCTGCAGCGCCTCGTCACTGGTAATCACGTATTCTCCATCAATTGCAAGTCCTGGCAGTGAACGCGGACTGGAACCGGTCGCAATCATCAGAAAACGTGGGACAATCATCTCCTGTTCACCGTCTGCCATCTCCACACGCACGGCACCCGCCTGCGGCGAAAAAATCGACGGCCCCATCACCCTGCCGTATCCCTGATACAGCTTGATGTTGCCCTTCTTGATCAGATATTGTACGCCTTTATGCAGTTGGTCGATAATCCCTTGCTTGCGAGTCTGCACCTTGGAAAAGTCGAGGCTGACGTTTTCCGCGAGAACCCCGTACGCTTCACTCTGTTTCATCGTCGCATAGACTTCGGCGCTTCTCAACAACGCCTTCGACGGTATACAGCCGCGGTGCAGGCATGTACCGCCCAGCTTCTCCTTTTCGACGATTGCGACGCTCATCCCCAACTGTGCAGCGCGAATCGCTGCCACATATCCTCCTGTGCCGCCGCCAAGTACAACAAGATCATATTCTTGAGACATAGGGCTAATCTCCTTTATATCAGTTTGCCGTCGCATACCCCTAGTACGCTCCCAAGCCACTGTATCCTGCCTTTTCACAGGACTGGCCAAGATGCGCAAACTGGCTATCTGCCATCATCGGGCGGCTGCCGTGTAGCAGCCGCCGCAACGACCAAATGCGAGAAGAGGCAAATCCTTACCTCTCCCATCATACCTGACTATCTGGATAAAATCGACTTTTCGTTTCTCACAAACATACTGCGGGAGCTGGCGATCCGGGCGATTCGCTCTTCTGCCATTCGGTCAGCCGCCTGATAGGAGGGAATCCCTTCACGCTCGGCAATTTCAAACAAACGCATGATATTATCGTAGATCCCTTCTACTTTTTTCAATGCCCTTTCACGGTTGTACCCCTGTAATTCGTCAGCGACATTGATCAATCCTCCAGCATTGATGACGTAGTCCGGAGCATAGATAATCCCCTTTTCGTGGATCAGATCGCCATGGCGCTCTTCTTTCAACTGATTGTTCGCTGCGCCGGCAATCACCTTCGCCTTGAGCAGCGGAATGGTGTCGTCATTGACCACTGCACCCAGTGCACAGGGTGAGAAAATGTCGCACTCGACAGAAAAGATCTCCTGAACGCCGACTGCTTTGGCTCCAAAGTCGGCCACCGCTCTGCTGACATTTTCCTCATTGATATCGGTAACCACCAAGTGGGCTCCTTCTTCATGCAGGTGCTTGCAGAGATTGTATGCGACATTGCCTACCCCTTGTACAGCGACTACCTTGTCTGACAAACTGTCGCTGCCATAAGCCACCTTGGCCGCTGCCTTCATCCCGCGATAGACGCCGTATGCCGTCACAGGCGACGGATTGCCGCTGGAACCAAATGCAGGAGAGACGCCTGTGACAAAATCAGTCTCTTCGTGGATCATGTCCATATCTGCGACGGTGGTTCCCACGTCCTCAGCGGTGATATAACGCCCATTCAACCCTTGAATATAGCGGCCAAATGCACGGAACAAGGCTTCACTTTTGTCTGTTTTGGGGTTGCCGATAATGACTGCTTTTCCACCTCCGAGATTAAGTCCGGCTGCGGCTGCCTTATATGTCATGCCACGCGCCAGACGCAGTGCATCAATAACTGCCTCTTCCTCGGAGTTGTAGGTCCACATCCGGGTTCCTCCGAGAGCCGGCCCCAGTGTGGTATCGTGAATTGCAATAATCGCCCGCAAACCTGACGATTGATCATGGCAAAGCAGCAGTTGTTCATAATCATACCGTTGCATGTATTCAAAAATCTGCATCA contains these protein-coding regions:
- a CDS encoding Leu/Phe/Val dehydrogenase gives rise to the protein MQIFEYMQRYDYEQLLLCHDQSSGLRAIIAIHDTTLGPALGGTRMWTYNSEEEAVIDALRLARGMTYKAAAAGLNLGGGKAVIIGNPKTDKSEALFRAFGRYIQGLNGRYITAEDVGTTVADMDMIHEETDFVTGVSPAFGSSGNPSPVTAYGVYRGMKAAAKVAYGSDSLSDKVVAVQGVGNVAYNLCKHLHEEGAHLVVTDINEENVSRAVADFGAKAVGVQEIFSVECDIFSPCALGAVVNDDTIPLLKAKVIAGAANNQLKEERHGDLIHEKGIIYAPDYVINAGGLINVADELQGYNRERALKKVEGIYDNIMRLFEIAEREGIPSYQAADRMAEERIARIASSRSMFVRNEKSILSR
- the lpdA gene encoding dihydrolipoyl dehydrogenase, which encodes MSQEYDLVVLGGGTGGYVAAIRAAQLGMSVAIVEKEKLGGTCLHRGCIPSKALLRSAEVYATMKQSEAYGVLAENVSLDFSKVQTRKQGIIDQLHKGVQYLIKKGNIKLYQGYGRVMGPSIFSPQAGAVRVEMADGEQEMIVPRFLMIATGSSPRSLPGLAIDGEYVITSDEALQLDQLPQSILIVGGGVIGIEWASMLSDFGVEVTILEYAERILPLEDEEISREMTRLLKKRKVKVVTGAKVLPDTLKKAEGSVEVHAVIGEGEQRFEAEKVLVSVGRKPNVESLGLEATEIKLEQGAIAVNAYYQTAEPHIYAIGDCIGGLQLAHVAAREGTIAVEHMAGLSPEPLDPAKVPRCTYSRPEIASVGLTEAEAKAQGYEIKTGKFSFKPLGKALVFGENDGFVKLVADAKTNDLLGVHMIGPNVTDLISEAGLAMVLDATPWEIAHAIHPHPALSEAIGEAALAVEGIAIHS